In the genome of Anomalospiza imberbis isolate Cuckoo-Finch-1a 21T00152 chromosome 11, ASM3175350v1, whole genome shotgun sequence, one region contains:
- the FAM3D gene encoding protein FAM3D, with translation MRVTSVIRSVVLLVTLLASWFLMHTYFQHSWKAISLRSWLGATKKPSSERLPRHKCGNQKSCPQNYFAFKIISGAANVVGPSICFEDLVLMSSIKNNIGRGLNIALVNGTTGQLLKTDAFDMYSGDITKLQTFLQGIKHGTLVLTASYDDAATKMNDKVRAYFRELGSSHVGKLGFRDNWVFLGAKGLMNKSPFEKHIKNDEETNKYEGWPELLEMEGCAPRKMD, from the exons ATGCGGGTAACAA GTGTGATCCGCTCCGTGGTGCTGCTCGTCACCCTGCTGGCCTCGTGGTTCCTTATGCACACCTActtccagcacagctggaaagCCATCAGCCTGCGGAGCTGGCTCG GTGCCACAAAGAAGCCAAGCA GTGAGAGGCTGCCCCGGCACAAGTGTGGGAACCAGAAGAGCTGCCCCCAGAATTATTTTGCCTTCAAGATCATCAGTGGTGCTGCAAATGTGGTGGGACCTTCGATCTGCTTTGAAGACTTGGT CCTCATGAGCAGCATAAAAAACAACATTGGCAGAGGCCTGAACATTGCACTGGTGAATG GGACAACTGGGCAGCTCCTGAAAACCGATGCCTTCGACATGTACTCTGGAG ACATTACCAAGCTGCAAACCTTCCTCCAAGGGATCAAGCATGGCACCCTTGTGCTGACAGCAAGCTACGATGATGCTGCCACAAA GATGAATGACAAAGTACGGGCATATTTCAGagagctgggcagcagccacgtgGGCAAGCTGGGCTTCCGGGACAACTGGGTCTTCTTGGGAGCAAAAGGGCTAATGAACAAGAGCCCCTTTGAAAAG CACATTAAAAATGATGAAGAGACAAATAAATACGAGGGCTGGCCTGAGCTGTTGGAGATGGAGGGCTGTGCCCCCAGGAAGATGGACTAG